The Bacteroidota bacterium genome contains the following window.
GGCGAAACCCGACAGGATTGATCTTCTGACCCAAAGGACTATCCTCTGCTGTGTGCTAAAAGGGTGACTTACGCGTCGTCCCCGTCGCGCGCGGCGACGACGACGGTGAGGTGGCTGTTGCGCTTCTTGATGCGGTGGGCGCGCCCGCGCGAGACCGGGCGGAACCGCTTGAAGACCGGGGCCTCGTCCACAAAGATCTCGCTCACGATGAGGCCCTCCTCGTCCACGCGCTCGTCGTCGGCCTGGTCGAACAGGTTGTTCACCGCCGATTGGATCGTCTTCTCGATCGGGGCGGCCGCCTTCTGGGGCAGGAAGTGCAGCGTGTTGAGGGCCTCGGTGACGCCCTTGCCGCGGACCTGGTCCGCGACGATGCGCATCTTGCGGGGCGAGGAGCGGATGAACCGCAGCTTGGCTCGGGCTTGCATAGCGATGAGAGTCGAAAGTGGGGGCCGAGCGTCGGAAGCGCGGCGCGGGACCCCGGCGGGGTTACTAGCGGCGCTTGTCGGCTTTCGTCCCGGCGTGGCCGCGGAAGAGGCGCGTCGGGGAGAACTCGCCGAGCTTGTGGCCGACCATGTTCTCGGTGACGTAGACCGGGATGAACTGCTTGCCGTTGTGCACGGCGAAGGTGTGGCCCACGAACTCGGGCGTGATCATCGAGCTGCGGCTCCAGGTCTTGATGACCTTCTTCCGGCTGCTCTCGTTCATCGCGTCCACCTTGCGCTGGAGCTTGTAGTAGATATAGGGGCCTTTCTTGAGCGAGCGTGCCATGACTACTAGAGGATGGAGAGTGGAGAATAGAGGATAGAGAACGAGGTGCGTGGCTGAGTGGGAGGGTCCATTCTCAATCCTCTATCCCCCATCTTCTATTTCTTCTGCTTGCGGCGGCGGACGATGAACTTGTTGGAGGCTTTGCCTTTCTTGCGGGTCTTGTAGCCCTTGGCGGGCACGCCGGTCGGACTCTTCGGATGCCCGCCGGAGGCCTTGCCCTCGCCTCCGCCCATCGGGTGGTCGATCGGGTTCATGGCGACGCCGCGCGTCTTCGGGCGGATGCCGAGCCAGCGCTTGCGCCCGGCCTTGCCCCACTCGATGTTCATGTGGTCCGGGTTCGAGGTCTGGCCAATCGTGGCGCGGCACTCGACGGGCACCATGCGGATCTCGCCCGAGGGGAGCTTGAGCGTGGCGTACTTGCCCTCGCGCGCCTGGAGCTGCGCGAAGGTGCCGGCGCTGCGCGCTAGCTGCGCGCCCTTGCCCGGCTTCATCTCGATGGCGTGGATGAACGTGCCGAGCGGGATGTTGGCCAGCGGCAGGCAGTTGCCGACTTCCGGCGGGGCCGCTTCGCCCGCCTGCACCGTCGTTCCGACCGTCAGCTTGTCCGGGGCGATGATGTAGCGCTTCGTTCCGTCGACGTAGGCCAGGAGCGCGATGCGCGCCGTGCGGTTCGGGTCGTACTCAATCGAGGCGACCTTGGCCGGGATGCCGTCCTTGTCGTTGCGCTTGAAGTCGATGATCCGGTAGCGGCGTTTGTGGCCGCCGCCCTGGTGGCGCGTCGTGATCCGGCCGTTGTTGTTGCGGCCGCCCTTGCGCTTGACCGGTGCGAGCAGGCTCTTCTCGGGCGTCGTCTTGGTGATCTTCTCGTACTGCGAGAACGAGCGCTGGCGATGCCCCGTCGTGTTCGGCTTGAGTTTGCGGATTGCCATGATTCGAATGTCGAAGTGCGAATGTCGAGTTGCGAGTGGGTGCCCGTTCGACACTCGTCACTCGTCGCTCGTCATGTGCTAGATGCTTTCGAAGAAGTCGATCTCGCCGCTCTTGAGGGTCACGATGGCCTTCTTGTAGGACGGCTTGCGCCCTTCGATCAGGCCCCGGCGGGTGAACTGGCGGCGGCGCTTGCCGCGCACCACCATCGTCCGCACCTCCTTGATGTCCACGTCGGGGTAGCGGGCCTGGACCGCGTTGCGGATCTGGATCTTGTTGGCGTTCTTCGCCACCTTGAAGGCGTAGTGCCGACCCTCCTCCATGAGGCGGGTCATCTTCTCGGTGACGATGGGTTCGATGAGGATGGAGCGGGCCATGGTGGGACTTGGCTAAAAGGGTAGACTACTCGGCGGCATCGGCAGGCTCGGCGTCCGCAGGCTCGACCGGAGCGGACGTGGCGGCGGTCTTGCCGAGCGCGTCGGTGAGCGCGCTGAGTGCCCCCTCCTGGAGGAGGATCACATGGGCGTTCATCAGGTCGAGCGTCGAGGCACCGGCGGCGGGACGGACGGTCAGCTTCGGGATGTTGCGCCCGGAGCGGTGGAGCACGTCGTCGTGCTCGCCGGTCAGGAGGAG
Protein-coding sequences here:
- the rplW gene encoding 50S ribosomal protein L23 gives rise to the protein MARSILIEPIVTEKMTRLMEEGRHYAFKVAKNANKIQIRNAVQARYPDVDIKEVRTMVVRGKRRRQFTRRGLIEGRKPSYKKAIVTLKSGEIDFFESI
- the rpsS gene encoding 30S ribosomal protein S19 → MARSLKKGPYIYYKLQRKVDAMNESSRKKVIKTWSRSSMITPEFVGHTFAVHNGKQFIPVYVTENMVGHKLGEFSPTRLFRGHAGTKADKRR
- the rplV gene encoding 50S ribosomal protein L22 — encoded protein: MQARAKLRFIRSSPRKMRIVADQVRGKGVTEALNTLHFLPQKAAAPIEKTIQSAVNNLFDQADDERVDEEGLIVSEIFVDEAPVFKRFRPVSRGRAHRIKKRNSHLTVVVAARDGDDA
- the rplB gene encoding 50S ribosomal protein L2 → MAIRKLKPNTTGHRQRSFSQYEKITKTTPEKSLLAPVKRKGGRNNNGRITTRHQGGGHKRRYRIIDFKRNDKDGIPAKVASIEYDPNRTARIALLAYVDGTKRYIIAPDKLTVGTTVQAGEAAPPEVGNCLPLANIPLGTFIHAIEMKPGKGAQLARSAGTFAQLQAREGKYATLKLPSGEIRMVPVECRATIGQTSNPDHMNIEWGKAGRKRWLGIRPKTRGVAMNPIDHPMGGGEGKASGGHPKSPTGVPAKGYKTRKKGKASNKFIVRRRKQKK